Below is a genomic region from Spirosoma radiotolerans.
AGCCAGCGACACTACACCCCGCATACCCGTCCAGCCCAGCAGTAAAGGCATCAGCCAGCGCCTTCTGGTAAATCCGGAACGAGGCATTACGTTAGGACGAAAAATAAATGTTGCCAGCAAGGCCGCATACGAACTAATGACTCTGGCAACAATTAACACGCCGGTTACCAACATGCCTGAACCAATGGCGGTCTGTAAGGGAATACCTTTTTCACGTAGACCTTCGATAATTTCGGGAAGTTCCAGACCGATGATCAGAAAAACAATACCGTTTAGAATAAACACAAAACTTTCCCACACACTAAAGCTTTGAATACGGCTGGCGCTGTTGAGAAAAACAAGTCGCCGGGCCGACATAAACAAGCCACCGCTTACGACAGCCAGCACACCCGAGCAATGAAACTGCTCCGCCACCCAATACATAAAATAAGGTTCAATCAGCGTCAGCGCTATGTTTGATGAAGGATCGAGCGGAAGTCGTTTATGGACCTGAATAAAAACCCAGGCCAGTAACAAACCGACACCCACGCCCCCTAGTACGGTCCATAAAAAACTCAGCGCTGCCTGCTGCCAGATAAACTGCCCTGTACCAATAGCGACTAAAGCGAACTGAAAAATAATCAGCGACGACGCATCGTTGAGCAGGCTTTCCCCTTCCAGAATAGCCGAAGTGGATTTAGGAATTTTAACAAATTTGGTAATGGCTCCGGTGCTGACCGCATCCGGTGGCGATGTGATTCCGCCCAATAAAAAACCTAAAGCAATCGTAAATCCTGGGATGAAATGGTTAGCTGCCACCGCTACAGATAAGGCGGTAAAAAACACAACCAGAAACGCAAAACTGCCAATAATGCGCCACCATTTTTTCATTTCTTTAAATGAGATCGACCAGGAAGCCTCAAATAAAAGTGGCGGCAAAAAAATAAAGAAAATAAGATCAGGATTGATTCGTACCCTTGGCAGCCCCGGAATAAAACTAATGAACAGCCCGGCCACGACCAGCAAAATCGGATACGCAATTTTTAGTTGATTTGCCCACATGTTTAGCAACACGATGGCCACAATCATGGCGAGCAGAAAAGGTAATAGGGCGTGCATTAATCTAAGGATGTATGGATGTTTCTTTACGAAATAGTTACTCAATACAATTAGCTCACCGGACGAAAATACTTATTGGATTTCTAATTAATTGAACGATCGTCTGAAGGCTAATGGCGAAAGATTCGTTTTTGTTTTAAAGAGTTTACTAAACGATTGAGAATGTTCAAATCCCAACACGTAAGCCACTTCACTGACCGATAACGTGGTGGTGGACAATTTTTCTTTTGCTTTTTCAATCAGTTTGTCATGTATATAGTGTTGTGCATTTTGTCCGATCAGGGACCGCAACATATCACTTAAATAACTTGGCGACAGATTCACGTGTTCGGCCAGATAGCCGACGGTCGGTAAACCCTGGTTTAAGGACAGTTCATCGTTAAAATAATTGTCTAACAGGTCTTCCAACCGTTGTAACAGGTCATTGTTAACGGCTTTGCGGGTAAGAAACTGACGTTTGTAAAACCGGTTCGCGTAATTGAGCAACAAATCAAGTTGTGAAATAACAACGTCCTGACTGAAATCATCAATCCGGCTGGACAATTCCTTTTCGATCATTTTAAAAATCTCAAAAATTGTTTCTTTTTCATCTTCCGAAAGATGCAACGTTTCGTTGGTTGAATACGAGAAAAAGCCATACTGTTTAATGGTTTTGGCCAGGGGATATCCTAAAAGAAAATCTGGATGAATGAGCAACGTATACTCGGAGCACACGCTAGCATCGTTGTCATTGCTGCCAATAAGCTGGCCTGGCGAAGCGAATAACAAACCACCTTCATCAAAATCATAGTAACTCTGGCCGTACTTTAATTTGCCGTTCAGTTTTGGTTTGTACGATAGTTTATAAAAGCCCAGCACATGATATTGGGGAAGTCCGGTCATGTCAGCCTGTACGTGTGCACCGTTGATCAGACTAACCAACGGATGTCGAGGCTTAGGCAAACCAAAGGCCCGATGCGCATCGGTTAGCGATTCAATTTTGTACGGGTGATTTTCTTCTTTTTTCATCCTTCAGTAGATAAAGTGATAACCGATCCTTAAAAATAGGATCGGTTATCACGGATGCTTTATCAAAAAGTTTCCTGTTTGTGGGTTCCTTACATAGCTTGACCTTGAGCGGAGTTGGATACATCTTCCCAGGCTTCCCAGGTTGCCAGGCGTTCAGCATAGGCTGCGCGCACCCAAGGTAGACAATGGCTGCCTAAAAAGAACCGAAGTGGTGGATTTTCTGCATCCACAATTGTAAAGAGTGCCTCAGGCGTTGCTTCCGGATCACCTCTTTCCATCGTTTTTAAACCATCGACAAACTGCGCCTTAAAATTGGTGTAAATATCGAGGCCTTGTGCAAACTTCAGGGATTCCTGACTTCCAAACTCGGTAGCATAGGCCCCTGGTTCAATAATGGTCACGTTGATGCCAAAGGGTTTAACCTCCGCGGCCAGGCTTTCGTGGATGGCTTCAAATGCCCATTTTGACGAACAATAGTAGCCGATCACGGGTAAGGTTACATGACCAAGATTGCTGGATGTACCGAGGATATGACCGCCACCCTGCTTTCTCAATAACGGCAAAGCTGCCTGAATAACAGAAACGGGACCAATAATATTCGTTTCGTAAAGAGCACGAATATCATCCGCGCTGGCTTCCTCAATGGTGCCAACCAATGAATAACCGGCATTATTAAAGACAATATCCAGTCGGCCGAAATGAGCGTGTGCTTGCTCCAGGGCGGCTTTTACTTGCTCGGGCCGGGTAACGTCCAGCTCCAGCAGGAGTACGTTTTCGCCGTATTTTTCTTTTAGGTCGGCAATACTTTCCAGCTTGCGGGCGGTAGCCGCTACTTTGTCACCCCGCTTAAGCGCGGCATCGGCCCAAACGCGGCCAAAACCGCGGGAAGCGCCCGTGATGAACCAAATTTTAGTTGACGTTACAGGCGTTGACGCCGGTTGACTGCTTGCCTTTTCATTCTGATGTACCATGATGTATACCTTAAAGATTAATGATACATCAAAGGTCAGGCTGTAGGATTCGGTGCCTGTAGTCTAATTAAGGAGATTTGTAGTCAAAATGAGAAAAACCCAGTTCCAGTGTCGTTGCCACCTGGGTAACGACACTGTTCTAGTCGTTCCCCGCATCGTATGGATACTATAATCATCAAGGGCGTCGCTGATTACCATGAACCGCTGTCTCTGTTGTTCAACCAGCAGTCCCAATTCACTTCATCAGCCGTCAGCAAACCGGGACTGTGATGCTCGGCATAGTCATAGACTATGGCCAATACTTACCTGATAACCTACTTGGACCCGGGTACGAACAAAACGGCATCGGCTACCACAACCCCATCGGCGTCTTTTGTCGATACGTCCACAAAGCATTTTTTTCCCGGAGACAAAGCATACGATCCCAAGGACACCCATTCGCCGGAAGTCTGCCCTTCCACCCGAATATCGGACTCCCGAACGGGAACGGCTTTGGTCTGACTTCCATCCGATACAGCCAAATTCAGCGTGTGAGACGCCCCTGTAAGTTTCGGGATGTAGATGTACACCTGGTAATTACCCGCTTTGGTAATGGATGGACTGAACCGTACGCTCTTCACCTCCGAACCCGAACCTGATGCAGTGAAATAACTGGGTCCATACGCTCCTTTCGGGTTATTATCCCGTGTCCACTCACCCGTGCGAGTTACCTGCGTAGGATCATCGTTATCGACCAGAATTTCGGGGGCGCGGCCATCAGCCAGTGGATTGGTCTTCAGTAGGTTCTGTAGTTTTTTTACATCAATGGTCTGTACCGATGTTTTCCCGTCGATGGCCATACTGGCAGCCACCGCCGACGACTGTGCCAGTACCATAAAGACCGGCTCCATACGGATAGACCCGTAGGCGATGTGGCTCGCCGACAGGCAAACGGGCATCATCAGGTTGGTACACTCAGTCGCTTTAGGAGTCAGGCAGCGGTACGAAATCGGGTACGGCGGGAAACCGCCAACCTGTACGTCGCCTTCATTCTTGACCATTTTTACGCCATTCTTCTCGACCACCAGCCGCTGGCAATTGTGTGAATCCATGGTATACGCGGCCATGCCTACGCCATCCGGCACCACTTCGCGACCCTGGCAGTTTGCCTGCGTCATCACATGAGCACCCACCATGCGCCGGGCCTCCCGAACATACATTTGTGTCGACCAGTTGCCCGAATCGGTGTATTCGTCTTTCGGATAACCGAACTTGAGCATCTCGGTCTGTATGTCTTTGCGCATCCGCGGGTCATGCCCGATGAAGTAGAGCAACCCTTTGTTGTACAGTTCGTGCTCGCGCTGAATAGCAGCCCGACGCTCGTAACTGGCTTCGGGGAAGTCGTAGTTCATGCCAATCATATCGGTCGAAAACGGGCCGTTGTTGTTGATATCTGTTTTCTGGTTTGGCATCCGGTCGGGTTTGAGAATGGTGTTGAACGCCAGCTTGGGATTCTTTTCGATGGCCCGCAACAGCAGTTCATACCGGGTTGAGTCATAGCCTTCGGGGCGAGTGATGGGTATACTGTTGGCCGGGTCGCTGCTCAGGCAAATCCGAAAGTTATAAGCCTGCACGTCTTTATTTCCCGTACCGACAGGCAGCGCACTCGCCGTGCTGATGCCCCACAAAAGACCGCTTTCGGGCTTGCCGGGCACTTTGTACGGGTCAACGCCATCGGCAAACTGATGTTTGTCCAGTAGTTGAAAGCCGTTATACGTTTCGCCGTAGGTCTTGTTGTCTTCACGGCCAACGGTATAGCTGACACCTGCTTTAGCCATCAGATCACCTTCGTAGGTGCAATCCAAAAAGACCTTGGCATTAACCGTCCGAGTGGCATTTCCAGCCGACGATGGCTCCAGCGTGATGCTCTGAATAGACGTGCCCTGCTTCTTCACCGACCGGAGCCGGTAGGCATAGAGAACATTGACATTGGCCCGTTTGACATACGACTTAAAGAGGTCTTCCGCTACGTGGGGCTCAAAAATCCACTGTTCAAACTTCCCGTAATGCTTGCCAATCTGGCGGTAGTAATCGCGGGCGATACCAGAGATGGCGTATTTGTTGCCGATGTCGGTATACCCCAGTCCGCCCGTCGTGAGTCCGCCGAGGTGGCGCCCCGGCTCGATCAGGATAACGGACTTACCCATCTTTTTAGCGGTATAAGCCGCCATCACCCCCGCCGACGAACCACCATACACGCATATATCGACCGTGACGGGGGCAGGCTGAGCGATTGATTGATTCGTTAGAAAAAAGCTTAGAAACAGTAAACGAATGGAGTTATGCATGATTGATTATCAAGTTGTGACTTTCCCTTCCTATTGGCTTAATACCCCGGATTCTGGTCCAGTTTAGGGTTTACATCGCGTTCGGTCTGGGGAATTGGGAAGAGGTAATGGTGGTCATCGACGGGTATGGTTGGGTTCTGCGCTTTTAAGGCGCTAACAAGCCGTTTAGTCCGAACCAGATCATACCAGCGATGTCCCTCGAACGCCAGTTCCAGCCGACGCTCCAGCAGCAGGCTATCCCGAAACTGCGCCTGACTCAGGTTAGCGGTCAGGTTCGGTAACCCCGCCCGGTTACGAACCCGATTGATGGTTGTGTAAGCATCAGCACTGTTGGCTGATTGCTCGTTGAGGGCTTCGGCGTACATCAGCAGCACATCGGGATAGCGTATAATGGGGTAGTTATTGCCGCCATCGCCGTTGCCCGTAGCCGTTGGGTCCAGGTATTTGTTCACGTAGCAGGGGAACAACACGCTGGCCGGGGCAGCTGGGGTACTGGTGGCGCTATAGAGTTTCAGCGTGACGTTCCGGCGTTTGTCGTCGGCGCGGTAGGCTCTGTACAGGTTTTCGGTAGCGGGATCATCTCCAAACCCGGCCACGCCATTGACTCGGTCGAAGTTCGGCCGCATGTAGCCCTGCATCAGGCTTCCCTCATTAAACCCGCCACTCAGGGCCTGCATCTCAAAGACGGCTTCTTTCCCGTTCTTGTTGGCAATCAGAAACGCATCAGCGAAGTTGGCCCATAAATCATACGTGGCCAGGTCAATAACTTCTTTCGCTTTCGCCGATGCCTTCGGCCAGTCCTGTCGAGTCAGATACACCTTTGCCAGAAACGCTTTTGCAGCACCTTTCGTCGCCCGACCTTTGTCGGCGGTCGAGTATGTTGTTGGCAGTACGGCTTCGGCTTCGGTAAAATCCTGAATAACGAGTTTATACACATCATCGGCCGATGCCCTCGCCACAGAAAGGTCATTCAACGATGTGGTTTCAACGGTGATGATCGGCACACCACCAAACAGGCGGACGAGGGTGAAGTAATAAAATCCACGCATAAATTTCGCTTCGGCAATGTACCGGGCTTTCAGGTCGCCATCCATTGGGATACCGGGCACCCGGGCAATAACCGCATTGGCCCGGTTGATGGCCGAATAGACCGTCGACCAGATGGACTGAAAAGTGTTGGTGGCGGGGGTAAACGTGTACTTGTCGAGGTCATTTTTAGGCTGGTTAGCGGTCGAGCGGCCGTTCCCCCATTCGGCGTCGTCGGTCGCCTGGTCCTGCAAAATCCACATGACCTGCCCATATAGGTTGGCGTTATTTAGCGGATCATAAACCGCGCTGACGGCAGCTTTGGCATCGTCGGCATTTTTGTAAAAGTTAGTCGGGGTGAAACTGGATTCGGGTTTCTGATCCAGCACATCGCAGGATGTCAGCACCCCAATCAGGCAAAGAAGAACTATATTTTTTTTCATGGCTCAGAGATTAGTAAAGGATACAAGATGTAGGATGTAGGATGTATCTGGAGACCCGATAAAGTAGTACATCATATATCTTATCAAAATCCTACGTTTAGACCGAACAGGATGGTTTTGGCTGCTGGGTAGCTGGCATAATCGAAGCCCTGGCTCCGGCTATCCTGCCCGAACCGGTTTACCTCCGGATCATAGCCCGAATAACTCGTCCAGGTCAGGTAGTTCTGGGCCGTCGCGTACACACGAAGTGACTGGATCTTCAGGGTTTTGAGTACGGATCCAGGCAGGTTATAGGCCAGCTGAATCGTCTTCAGCCGCAGGTACGAACCGTCTTCGATTTGACGGGTCGATACCCGGTTGGCCGGACGAGTCGTTGACGCGCGCGGGATGTCCGTATTGGTATTGGTGGGCGTCCAGCGGTTTAACACGTCACGGTCCTGGTTGGTCGTTGCGTTGAGGTATTCCAGCTCATACCGATTGGCGTTCAGGATGTTATTCCCGTACACACCCTGCAGGAAAGCGGTCAGTTCAACACCCTTATAGGAGAAGGTGTTGCTTAGTCCTCCCAGAAATTTGGGTTGCGCCCGACCAATGATGGTCCGGTCGTTATCGTCGATTTTCTTATCCCCATTGAGGTCCAGGTACTTCCGGTCACCGGGTTTGCGGGCCTGCGGGTCGGCTAAAGCGGCTAGTTCATCAGTGGTCTGATAGAGGCCGTTGGTGACGTACCCAAAGAATGACCCCAGCGGCTCACCAACCCGGATGATGCCCGAGTTCAGCCCCTGCCCAATGTTGGCAACGCTACCGGCAAATATCTGCGGGGTGCCGCCAATATCGAGTACCTTGTTTCGGTTGAGGGCAAAATTCAGGTCGGTGCTCCACTTGAAAGCCCCGTCTATGTTTCGCGAGGAAATACTGAGTTCAAGCCCTTTGTTCTCTACTTTACCAAGGTTTTTGAAGGCGCTGGAAAAGCCGGATGTGCTGGGCACGGTTACGTTCAGCAGCAAATCCTTTGTTCGTTTCAGGTACAGGTCGGCTGTCAGGGTGATGCGGTTATTCAGGAAACCGACATCTACACCCATATCAGCCTGAGTGGTCGTTTCCCACGACAGATCCGGGTTGGCGATCTGGTTGGGCCCTAGTCCCGTCGACACCGTGTTGCCGAAGACATAGTTCTGCGTACCCAGCAGCGAGTACGCCGGGTAGTTGCCCACGCCATCCTGATTACCCGTTGCGCCATACGTCAACCGGAATTTGAGGTCATTGATCACCTGGTTATTTTTCAGGAAGGCTTCTTCCGAAATCCGCCAGGCGATAGCGGCCGAGGGGAAATAGCCGTACTGCTTATTGGTCCCGAAGCGCGAGGAGCCATCACTTCGGAAGGAGGCCGTCAGCAGGTACTTGTCTTTGTAGCCATAATTGATCCGGGCCAGATAGGATTGCAAGCCCCAGGTACCTATGCCCGACGAGGGCGTCAGGGGCACCGACCCGGACCCCAGGTTGCTCGACCCCAGGTTGTCGTTTACGAAGTTACGGGCCTGTGCCTGACTGGTTTCGGTACGGTTGGCCTGCTGGGTGTACCCAAGCAAAGCCGTTATGTTATGCACCGTATTGAACGTACGCGTGTACGTCAGCAGGTTTTCGTTCAGCCAGGTTATGGATTGGCTATTATAAATAGAAGCGGCTCCGCCCTGGGCCAGTCCGCTGGAAACGGAGCGGGGCAGGTATGAATCCTGCTTCTGTAAAACACCATCGATGCCCATCAACACCCGCAGGCTGAGCCCGTCGATAATCTGGTAGTCGCCGAAGACATTGCCAAAGATGCGGTAGGCCGTATTCTGGTTCTTATTTTCACGGGCCAGGGCCACCGGGTTATCGGCGGTGAAGGCCAGGGCCGGGCTGGTCAGTAAGTAGGAGCCATCGGCATTGGTCACCGGCAGAATGGGCGGAAATTGTAGCGCGGCAATGGTCACCAGGCCCGCGCTCCCTAAATCCCCATCTGAACGTGCCTGATTGGTGATCGTCCGGTTGACCGTCAGGCTATTGCCGATTTTCAGCTTGTTGGTCAGCTTGCGGTCCAGATTGATTCGGAAGGAATACCGGTCAAAATCAGAATTGACGATGATACCACCCTGTTTGAAGTAGCCTCCGGCAATGGCGTACTGCGTTTTCTCGTCGCCACCACTCATCGAAAGCTGGTAGTTGGCCATGGGAGCCTGCCGGAAGATCTCATTCTGCCAGTCGGTGCCTTCGCCATAGGCGTTGACCTGCTCTGGGGTATATACCGCCGGACGCCCTTCATTGGTATTGGCATCGTTCACAAACTGGGCATATTCCCGTCCGTTCAGTACGGGGTATTTCCGGCGCACCGTCTGAATGCCGTAATAGGTATCCAGATTGATGGTCGATTTGCCCGCTTTTCCGCGTTTGGTCGTAATGATCACCACGCCATTCGATCCCCGCGACCCATAAATGGCCGTCGACGAAGCATCCTTCAGGACCGAAATCGACTCGATGTCGCTGGGATTGAGAGTGCTCAACACGTTAAAACTTGAGCCGCTGCCCGCCCCATCATTTTTAAATGGGATGCCGTCAACAACGTACAATGGCTCATTATCGCCCTGGATGGAATTGCCTCCCCGAATCCGGATGCTTGTGGTGCCACCCGGTGCGCCCGAGTTCTGGGTAATCTGTACGCCGGCCGCCCGGCCCTGCAACGCCTGATCGAGGGAGGTGACGGCTACCTTGCGAATCTCCTCGACGGGCACGGTGGCTACGGCACCCGTCAGGTCACTTTTCTTCACTTGACCATAACCTACAACCACCACTTCGTTCAGCGACTTGGTGTCGGGTACTAACTGAACATCCATAATTGTTTGGTTGCGCACGGCACGCTCCTGACTAATATACCCGACAAAGCTGAACACCAGCGTAACGCCCGATGCATCGGTCGGGATACTCAACTGATAACGGCCCTGTGCATCCGTCGTTGTGCCGCGCGACGATCCTTTCACCACGACACTCACACCGGGCAACTCCTCCCCCGCTTCGCCCGTTACCCGCCCGATTATCCGAACATCGGTGGGTGTTGTTTCCATGGGCTGGACCGTTGCCAGATTCGCCAGGCCCGCCAGCGAGAGGGGGCCTGTCCCGGCAGTCGTCAGGGGTATTGGCGGGGGCGAACTGATACTCGTACGGCTGCTATTTTTGGGCGGTAAAATTAAATAGGCCCCCGAGCGCAGTTTCTTGAATCGAAGTCCATACGGTTTCAGGAGTACCTCGAGGTTTGTTTCCAGCCGGGCATTCAGATTGAGGGGTTCGAGCGGGCTCAGGTGCCGCGAAATAACCGACTCTTCAAACAGGATATCGACACCATAGTGTTCTTTCAATTGCAGGAGCGTTTGCCTGAGCGGCTGACCAACGCCCACACCGGCCGTTCCTTTGCCGGGTTGTCTGGTATCGGTTTGCTGTGTCGGACGGGCAAAGGCCAGCGTTTGGGCTACAGTATGGCCATAACCCACGCTAATCAACCAGCTGGTTGTGAGCAATAAGGGTAGCGATTTTTTCATTGATTAATCTGGGTTTCGGAAGGAGTTGACAACATAATGTATTGATCACGGTGGCTAACCCGGAGATTGAGCAGCTCAGCCAGCGCGTCGGCGAGTTCATCGGATGATCCGGCCCGGATGGTACCCGTCAGCGTTCGCCGGGCCAGTGCCGGGTCGGAGAGCTGAACCGTTACGCCAAACACAGACTGGATTTGAGAGGCCACCTCCCGCAGCGATGTGTCGTTGAAGCTGAACAGGCGATATCGCCAGTGGGCAAATTGGGTGGTATCGGCTCGGGCCTGCAAGCGCAACGCGCCTTTACCATCGAGCGTCACCCGGTCGCCGGGCTTCATGAGTACATTTTGGGTGGGTTGGTTGGCCGGGGTATACTGCAGGTTGACCTTTCCCCGTTTCAGAACCACCTCGGCCCGTGCCGACCGGCTGCGCACCGAGAACTCGGTCCCGAGGACTTCCACCGCTAAGCCATCGGCGGTCTGCACCACAAAGGGTTGGTTGTTGGTGAGGTGTTTGATGTCAAAAACAGCATCGCCCGTTAGCGTTACCCGTCGGGAAAGCCAGCCGTAACCAAGCCGCGGCATCCGGAAAGACGAGTTACTGTTGAGGGCAACCGTTGAGCCATCGGGCAACCTCAGCGAACGAAGCTGACGAGCGCCCGTCGTGACGGTTTTGTACAACAGTGGCTCCCGGAACAGCCAGCCACCGGCCAGGAGTAACAGGGCCACCGAAGCGGCCACTAGCCAGCCTCCGCTAGTCAGGAATGGGCGGGGTTCGGCGGGCAGTTGCCGAACCAGAGGTACCTGTTCATGCAGGGGTGTATCGAGTCGTTGACGAAACTCGTCGAGATGGCGGGCTACATCGGGCACATATTGGGGAAAACTGCGTTCCCATTCATCGAGCCACTGAAAATACGTTTCCCGGCTCCCGGCATCGGTCAGCCATTCACCAATCACTTTTTGCTGAACAGACGTGGCCTGTCCGGCAAAGTAGGTAAACAACAGTTCTTTGGTAGGTTTCATGAGGAGATCGTGTGTCGTTGAGCGTCAGGAAAAAGTGACCAGTACAAGCAGCGTCCAGCTAATCAGCTTTTGTTGCCGAAGAAATTGGCGAACGGTAGAAATAGACCGCAGCAGGTGATTTTCGACGGTTTTGGGCGACAGGTTCATCTCAGCGGCAATCTCTTTGTAGGACTTTCCTTCAAATCGGCTCAACAGAAATACCCGTTGCCGCTGGGGCGATAATTGCTGAACAGCCTGCTCCAGCGCCCGGTAGAGCTCATCCTGCTGGAGAAGCCGGTCGGGTTGGGTCGCATCGAGGTCGGCCCGATCCAGATCATCCGGCAAGGATTCCTGCCGACTTAATTCCCAGCGCAGGCTATTGTAGGCCCTGTTCCGGACGGCCTGATAGAGGTAAGCCCGGTATGACCCCCGGATTTGCTTGTATAACTCCTTCTGATAGAAGGTGTAGAACAAGTCCGCTACAACGTCTTCGGCCGCCTGCCGGTCATACATAAAGCGAATGGCATGGCTGCATAACGGGGCGAAATACTGCCTGAACAGGAGTTCGCACCCAAGTTTTGGGTCGGTAGCAAACGCATTGCGAATGAACAACTCGCCATCAACCGATGCCGAAGGCAAGGCTTCGGCATCGCTCCGCAACACAGGTGATGGCCCGAGGGGTATGGAATTGGTGGAGCGCCGAAAAAGAAACGAGTTGGTGGCCATTAATCGCGGGGGCTAGTAGCCATAAGACAAGCCAGCGTGAAAAATCCCCCAATCAATTTTTATTTTTTATCTATAAAATCCAAAAAAGGCTTTTCGAGCTGTTTGCAGCCACCTGCCAGCCTGACCATTTTTATCAAGCATACAGATTCCAGTCTTTGATCAAATTTTTTTAGTTGTCTTACCAGCGTTTTCGCTCTAGGCTTCGTCTGGGTTACAGGACTAAACCAGAGCGACCACCCATGACAAATCGACCTTTTCTGACGCGCCAGTGGCGGATAATCGTGACAGCAGCCCTGTTGGCTGGGGTTGACACGAGTTGTCGACCCGATGCCCAGGATACAACAACGCCACAGGCCAACTGCCGCATTCAGACCTACTCAACCCCAGCAGATCGGACGACCTACGCCTATGATCCCGAGGGAAAGCTCCTCGACTGGGAATTTAACCTGACCAATGGCGATCAGACGCTGAAAAGCACGTACACCTATGATCAGAATGGCTATCTAACGGCATCGACGCTGGTCCGCACGGACCGGTGGTATGTCAAAAG
It encodes:
- a CDS encoding SusC/RagA family TonB-linked outer membrane protein, whose translation is MKKSLPLLLTTSWLISVGYGHTVAQTLAFARPTQQTDTRQPGKGTAGVGVGQPLRQTLLQLKEHYGVDILFEESVISRHLSPLEPLNLNARLETNLEVLLKPYGLRFKKLRSGAYLILPPKNSSRTSISSPPPIPLTTAGTGPLSLAGLANLATVQPMETTPTDVRIIGRVTGEAGEELPGVSVVVKGSSRGTTTDAQGRYQLSIPTDASGVTLVFSFVGYISQERAVRNQTIMDVQLVPDTKSLNEVVVVGYGQVKKSDLTGAVATVPVEEIRKVAVTSLDQALQGRAAGVQITQNSGAPGGTTSIRIRGGNSIQGDNEPLYVVDGIPFKNDGAGSGSSFNVLSTLNPSDIESISVLKDASSTAIYGSRGSNGVVIITTKRGKAGKSTINLDTYYGIQTVRRKYPVLNGREYAQFVNDANTNEGRPAVYTPEQVNAYGEGTDWQNEIFRQAPMANYQLSMSGGDEKTQYAIAGGYFKQGGIIVNSDFDRYSFRINLDRKLTNKLKIGNSLTVNRTITNQARSDGDLGSAGLVTIAALQFPPILPVTNADGSYLLTSPALAFTADNPVALARENKNQNTAYRIFGNVFGDYQIIDGLSLRVLMGIDGVLQKQDSYLPRSVSSGLAQGGAASIYNSQSITWLNENLLTYTRTFNTVHNITALLGYTQQANRTETSQAQARNFVNDNLGSSNLGSGSVPLTPSSGIGTWGLQSYLARINYGYKDKYLLTASFRSDGSSRFGTNKQYGYFPSAAIAWRISEEAFLKNNQVINDLKFRLTYGATGNQDGVGNYPAYSLLGTQNYVFGNTVSTGLGPNQIANPDLSWETTTQADMGVDVGFLNNRITLTADLYLKRTKDLLLNVTVPSTSGFSSAFKNLGKVENKGLELSISSRNIDGAFKWSTDLNFALNRNKVLDIGGTPQIFAGSVANIGQGLNSGIIRVGEPLGSFFGYVTNGLYQTTDELAALADPQARKPGDRKYLDLNGDKKIDDNDRTIIGRAQPKFLGGLSNTFSYKGVELTAFLQGVYGNNILNANRYELEYLNATTNQDRDVLNRWTPTNTNTDIPRASTTRPANRVSTRQIEDGSYLRLKTIQLAYNLPGSVLKTLKIQSLRVYATAQNYLTWTSYSGYDPEVNRFGQDSRSQGFDYASYPAAKTILFGLNVGF
- a CDS encoding FecR family protein, yielding MKPTKELLFTYFAGQATSVQQKVIGEWLTDAGSRETYFQWLDEWERSFPQYVPDVARHLDEFRQRLDTPLHEQVPLVRQLPAEPRPFLTSGGWLVAASVALLLLAGGWLFREPLLYKTVTTGARQLRSLRLPDGSTVALNSNSSFRMPRLGYGWLSRRVTLTGDAVFDIKHLTNNQPFVVQTADGLAVEVLGTEFSVRSRSARAEVVLKRGKVNLQYTPANQPTQNVLMKPGDRVTLDGKGALRLQARADTTQFAHWRYRLFSFNDTSLREVASQIQSVFGVTVQLSDPALARRTLTGTIRAGSSDELADALAELLNLRVSHRDQYIMLSTPSETQINQ
- a CDS encoding RNA polymerase sigma-70 factor, which encodes MATNSFLFRRSTNSIPLGPSPVLRSDAEALPSASVDGELFIRNAFATDPKLGCELLFRQYFAPLCSHAIRFMYDRQAAEDVVADLFYTFYQKELYKQIRGSYRAYLYQAVRNRAYNSLRWELSRQESLPDDLDRADLDATQPDRLLQQDELYRALEQAVQQLSPQRQRVFLLSRFEGKSYKEIAAEMNLSPKTVENHLLRSISTVRQFLRQQKLISWTLLVLVTFS